A window from gamma proteobacterium SS-5 encodes these proteins:
- the miaA gene encoding tRNA (adenosine(37)-N6)-dimethylallyltransferase MiaA, with protein sequence MSGPAPLFLMGPTASGKTELALALAERCPVEIISVDSTLIYRGMDIGTAKPDAATLARIPHHLIDILDPAEAYSAAEFRAHALGLIEQIQGRGRIPLLVGGTLLYFRALEFGLAPLPTADAALRQRLAAELEREGGQALHRRLAQVDPLAAGRIHPNDPQRLLRALEVFELTGRPLSAIQAETQAALPFRPIRLAHAPYPREELRQRIEQRFLLMLEQGLEEEVRRLWARGDLRPDLPSMRALGYRQMLSYLRGEIDRPRMIERAVTATRQLAKRQMTWLRGYPELVWLDPARPLEQALEICVKSCIQSR encoded by the coding sequence ATGAGCGGCCCAGCGCCGCTGTTTCTCATGGGGCCGACCGCCTCGGGCAAGACCGAGCTGGCGCTGGCCCTGGCCGAGCGCTGCCCGGTGGAGATCATCAGCGTGGACTCGACCCTGATCTACCGCGGCATGGACATAGGCACGGCCAAGCCCGATGCCGCTACCCTGGCACGGATACCCCATCATCTGATTGACATCCTTGACCCGGCCGAGGCCTACTCGGCGGCGGAGTTTCGCGCCCATGCCCTGGGCCTGATCGAGCAGATCCAGGGTCGTGGCCGCATCCCCCTGCTGGTGGGCGGCACCCTGCTCTATTTCCGCGCCCTGGAATTCGGCCTGGCACCCCTGCCGACGGCCGATGCCGCCCTGCGCCAGCGTCTGGCCGCCGAGCTGGAGCGCGAGGGCGGCCAGGCCCTGCACCGACGGCTGGCCCAGGTCGATCCCCTGGCGGCGGGGCGGATTCACCCCAACGACCCCCAGCGGCTGCTGCGCGCCCTGGAGGTGTTCGAGCTGACCGGCAGACCCCTGAGCGCGATCCAGGCCGAGACCCAGGCGGCGCTGCCGTTTCGGCCGATTCGACTAGCGCATGCCCCCTATCCCCGCGAGGAGTTGCGCCAGCGTATCGAGCAGCGTTTTCTGCTCATGCTGGAGCAGGGCCTGGAGGAGGAGGTGCGCAGGCTCTGGGCGCGGGGTGATCTGCGGCCGGATTTGCCATCGATGCGGGCGCTGGGCTATCGGCAGATGCTCAGCTATCTGCGCGGCGAGATCGACCGGCCGCGCATGATCGAGCGGGCGGTGACCGCCACCCGGCAGCTGGCCAAGCGGCAGATGACCTGGCTGCGCGGCTACCCGGAGCTGGTCTGGCTGGACCCGGCCAGGCCGCTGGAACAGGCGCTTGAAATCTGCGTCAAATCCTGTATACAAAGCCGCTGA
- a CDS encoding DUF1538 domain-containing protein: MTKLLKNALKSLLDSGRDLLPIVLVIGVFELLVLRQPIPNLLELAFGVLLVMVGLSLFVQGLQLGLFPIGEGMAHSFASKGSILWLGLFAFALGFGTTVAEPALIAVADEAARVAAEGGMIERDEESMGTYADGLRLAVALSVGVAILLGVIRIIFGWPVQYLILGGYIGVVIMTAFAPEEIIGIAYDSGGVTTSTITVPLVTALGVGLSTSIAGRNPLTDGFGLIAFASLTPMIFVMGYGMLIQ, encoded by the coding sequence GTGACCAAGCTGCTGAAAAATGCCCTTAAATCCCTGCTGGACAGCGGTCGGGACCTGTTGCCCATCGTCCTGGTGATCGGGGTGTTCGAGTTGTTGGTGCTGCGCCAGCCCATCCCCAACCTGCTGGAGCTGGCGTTTGGCGTGCTGCTGGTGATGGTCGGCCTGAGCCTGTTTGTGCAGGGCCTGCAGCTGGGTCTGTTTCCCATTGGCGAGGGCATGGCCCACAGCTTTGCCAGCAAGGGCAGCATCCTCTGGTTGGGGCTGTTTGCCTTCGCCCTGGGCTTTGGTACCACGGTGGCGGAACCGGCCCTGATCGCCGTGGCCGATGAGGCCGCCCGGGTGGCGGCGGAGGGCGGCATGATCGAGCGTGATGAGGAGTCCATGGGCACCTATGCCGATGGCCTGCGCCTGGCCGTGGCCCTGTCCGTGGGGGTGGCCATACTGCTCGGGGTGATCCGCATTATTTTCGGCTGGCCGGTGCAGTATCTGATCCTTGGCGGCTATATCGGCGTGGTCATCATGACCGCCTTCGCCCCCGAGGAGATCATCGGCATCGCCTATGACTCCGGCGGGGTCACCACCTCCACCATCACCGTGCCCCTGGTTACCGCCCTGGGGGTGGGTCTATCGACCAGTATCGCCGGGCGCAACCCGCTGACCGATGGCTTCGGCCTGATCGCCTTTGCCTCGCTCACCCCGATGATCTTCGTCATGGGCTATGGGATGCTGATTCAATGA
- a CDS encoding DUF1538 domain-containing protein has protein sequence MSFLDQFFDILLSTLLDVLPIAAILFGFQYLVLRRPVPHLRRVLAGFALVILGLSFFLMGLERALFPLGKLLAQQLTDPAFLGIDPAADGLAAIDWTRYVWVYLFAAAIGFSTTIAEPSLLAVALKAQQVSGGSVGATGLRVAVALGVAVGIALGSYRIVTGTPLHYYIIVGYILVMIQTLYCPKPIIALAYDSGGVTTSTVTVPLVAALGLGLATNIPGRNPMLDGFGLIAFASLFPIMAVMAYAQIGDWYSRRLAKKSR, from the coding sequence ATGAGTTTTTTGGACCAGTTCTTCGATATTCTGCTGAGCACCCTGCTGGACGTGCTGCCCATTGCCGCCATCCTGTTTGGCTTTCAGTACCTGGTGCTGCGCCGTCCCGTGCCCCATCTGCGCCGGGTGCTGGCGGGCTTTGCGCTGGTCATTCTGGGGCTTAGCTTCTTTCTCATGGGGCTGGAACGGGCCCTGTTCCCACTGGGCAAGCTGCTCGCCCAGCAGTTGACCGATCCGGCCTTTCTCGGCATTGACCCGGCCGCCGATGGCCTGGCCGCAATCGACTGGACGCGCTATGTTTGGGTCTATCTGTTTGCCGCCGCGATTGGTTTCTCCACCACCATCGCCGAGCCCTCGCTGTTGGCGGTGGCGCTCAAGGCGCAGCAGGTCTCCGGTGGCAGCGTGGGTGCCACCGGCCTGCGCGTGGCGGTGGCCCTGGGGGTGGCGGTGGGCATAGCCCTGGGTTCTTATCGCATCGTCACCGGTACGCCGCTGCATTATTACATCATCGTCGGCTATATCCTGGTGATGATACAGACCCTGTACTGCCCCAAGCCCATCATCGCCCTGGCCTATGATTCCGGCGGGGTCACCACCTCTACCGTGACCGTGCCCCTGGTGGCGGCCCTGGGTCTGGGGCTGGCGACCAATATCCCAGGGCGTAATCCCATGCTCGATGGCTTTGGCCTGATCGCCTTTGCCAGCCTGTTTCCCATCATGGCGGTAATGGCCTATGCCCAGATCGGTGACTGGTATTCCCGCCGCCTGGCAAAAAAATCCCGTTAA
- a CDS encoding P-II family nitrogen regulator, with the protein MHFKLIIALVEDTVTDAVLDAAREAGAKGSTVLNSARGEGVNKTKSFFGLNLETQRDMVLLLVEEHLARPILETISRVCAFDEQPGKGIAFQIDVEDAVGVSHQISELYCVVEEEL; encoded by the coding sequence ATGCACTTCAAACTCATCATCGCCCTGGTCGAGGACACGGTCACCGACGCGGTGCTCGATGCCGCCCGCGAGGCCGGGGCCAAGGGCTCCACGGTGCTCAATTCGGCCCGCGGTGAGGGCGTGAACAAGACCAAGTCCTTCTTCGGTCTGAACCTGGAGACCCAGCGCGACATGGTGTTGCTGTTGGTAGAGGAACACCTGGCCCGGCCGATACTGGAGACCATCTCCCGCGTCTGCGCCTTTGATGAACAGCCGGGCAAGGGCATTGCGTTTCAAATCGACGTCGAGGATGCGGTCGGCGTCAGTCATCAAATCAGTGAGCTTTATTGCGTAGTCGAGGAAGAGTTATGA
- the hfq gene encoding RNA chaperone Hfq: MSSKGQNLQDPFLNTLRKERIPVSIYLVNGIKLQGQIDSFDQFVVLLKNNISQMVYKHAISTVVPARPVRLQQAGDEEDAELGNQ, translated from the coding sequence ATGTCCAGCAAAGGGCAGAATCTGCAAGATCCCTTCCTCAATACCCTGAGAAAAGAGCGTATTCCCGTGTCCATCTATCTGGTCAACGGCATCAAGCTGCAAGGCCAGATCGATTCCTTCGACCAATTCGTCGTGCTGCTGAAGAACAACATCAGCCAGATGGTCTATAAACACGCCATCTCCACCGTGGTGCCCGCCCGCCCGGTGCGTCTGCAACAGGCGGGTGACGAGGAAGACGCCGAGCTAGGCAATCAGTGA
- a CDS encoding ankyrin repeat domain-containing protein has protein sequence MSVDWLSKGVWFLLVLMLAGQGQARCLGGEPEPPRFLIPLNSATTLIQVQQALKAKGLYQGETQGQADEASQAAIKAFQKKNRLFEDGQISEALLALLIYQPQAEADSLFAQAGQARGNFKPAQLSDAQQVNQTDAQGWTPLHYASLTGSVQRVASLLKAGAEVDAASHYGTTPLMLAVRMNRPDVLRELLKHWPWLDRRDYQGEIAEEIAFRQNRHGLLNRFRRQRYAMLDARLPRLPPFRLRMVTWDDQECYVARKSRLPVDCDVQPDCRLQRNQVVLCDAKGERHLQRIAQVVRKTWGGRPEIVDGRSQDGEAPLGCGPEDVMLIGVRH, from the coding sequence GTGTCGGTAGATTGGCTATCCAAGGGTGTCTGGTTTTTGCTCGTGCTCATGCTGGCAGGTCAAGGGCAGGCCCGCTGTCTGGGCGGCGAGCCTGAACCCCCCCGTTTTCTCATCCCCCTCAACTCCGCCACTACCCTGATCCAGGTGCAGCAGGCGCTCAAGGCCAAGGGCCTGTATCAGGGCGAGACCCAGGGGCAGGCGGACGAGGCCAGTCAGGCGGCAATCAAGGCCTTTCAGAAAAAAAACCGCCTGTTTGAGGATGGGCAGATCTCCGAGGCCCTGCTCGCCCTGCTGATCTACCAGCCCCAGGCCGAGGCAGACAGCCTGTTCGCCCAGGCCGGCCAGGCCAGGGGAAATTTCAAGCCGGCCCAGCTGAGCGATGCGCAGCAGGTCAACCAGACCGACGCCCAGGGCTGGACGCCGCTGCATTACGCCAGCCTGACCGGCTCGGTCCAGCGCGTGGCCAGCCTGCTCAAGGCCGGGGCCGAGGTGGATGCCGCCAGCCACTACGGCACCACGCCACTGATGCTGGCGGTACGCATGAACCGGCCCGATGTTTTGCGTGAACTGCTCAAGCACTGGCCCTGGCTGGACCGGCGCGATTACCAGGGCGAGATCGCCGAGGAGATCGCCTTTCGGCAGAACCGCCACGGCCTGCTCAACCGCTTCCGCCGCCAGCGCTACGCCATGCTGGATGCCCGCCTGCCGCGGCTGCCGCCGTTTCGCCTGCGCATGGTGACCTGGGACGATCAGGAGTGCTACGTGGCGCGCAAGAGCCGCCTGCCGGTGGACTGTGATGTCCAGCCCGACTGCCGCTTGCAGCGCAACCAGGTGGTTCTCTGTGACGCCAAGGGCGAAAGGCACCTGCAACGCATCGCCCAGGTGGTACGCAAGACCTGGGGCGGCCGGCCGGAGATAGTGGATGGTCGCAGCCAGGACGGCGAAGCCCCCCTGGGCTGCGGCCCCGAGGATGTGATGCTGATCGGCGTACGCCACTAA
- the hflK gene encoding FtsH protease activity modulator HflK, which yields MAWNEPGNSKDPWGGRPNGEGPPDLDEVVKDLQRKMGGLFGGKGGGGGDTPSGPSGPQMSGRVLGIVLGIIGLIWLASGIYIIEPAERGIVLRFGAFQKVTDPGPNWHLPFPLETVVKINVDELRSLRHKAMMLTRDENIVDVELTVQSRIQDAADYLFQDRDPDKTIQDATETAVREVVGKNKLDFILTEGRSAIAVQIKDTIQELLNQYKTGLVVTSVNMQPAKPPEAVKAAFDDAIKAREDKERLENEAHAYANEVVPKARGAAARRLADANAYRDRRIAEAEGEANRFNAVLSAYEKAPGVTRERLYLETVEAVMAGTGKVILDVKNGNNLTYLPIDRIIEGAGRRNPSSRSEIDAGMPQQPNNRARLDGPVRENVRDRRQR from the coding sequence ATGGCCTGGAATGAACCGGGTAATAGCAAAGACCCTTGGGGCGGCCGTCCCAACGGAGAAGGTCCTCCCGACCTGGATGAAGTGGTGAAGGATCTGCAGCGCAAGATGGGCGGCCTGTTCGGCGGCAAGGGCGGTGGGGGCGGAGATACCCCCTCCGGCCCCTCTGGTCCGCAGATGTCGGGCCGGGTGCTGGGCATAGTCCTGGGCATCATCGGTCTGATCTGGCTGGCCAGCGGCATCTATATCATCGAACCGGCCGAGCGCGGCATAGTGCTGCGCTTCGGGGCCTTCCAGAAGGTCACCGACCCCGGTCCCAACTGGCACCTGCCCTTTCCCCTGGAGACGGTGGTCAAGATCAATGTCGATGAGCTGCGCTCCCTGCGCCACAAGGCGATGATGCTGACCCGCGACGAGAACATCGTCGATGTGGAGCTGACCGTGCAATCGCGCATCCAGGATGCCGCCGATTACTTATTCCAGGACCGCGACCCGGACAAGACCATCCAGGACGCCACCGAGACCGCCGTGCGCGAGGTGGTGGGCAAGAACAAGCTGGACTTCATCCTAACCGAGGGCCGCAGCGCCATCGCCGTGCAGATCAAGGACACCATCCAGGAGTTGCTCAATCAATACAAGACCGGCCTGGTGGTGACCAGCGTCAACATGCAGCCGGCCAAGCCGCCGGAGGCGGTCAAGGCGGCCTTTGATGACGCCATCAAGGCGCGTGAGGACAAGGAGCGCCTGGAGAACGAGGCCCATGCCTACGCCAACGAGGTGGTACCCAAGGCCCGTGGTGCCGCCGCCCGGCGCCTGGCCGACGCCAATGCCTACCGCGATCGTCGCATCGCCGAGGCCGAGGGTGAGGCGAACCGCTTCAACGCCGTGCTCAGCGCCTACGAAAAGGCCCCCGGCGTGACCCGTGAACGCCTCTATCTGGAGACGGTGGAGGCGGTGATGGCGGGCACCGGCAAGGTGATCCTGGACGTGAAAAACGGCAACAACCTGACCTATCTGCCGATAGATCGCATCATCGAGGGCGCTGGCCGACGCAATCCATCCAGCCGAAGCGAGATCGACGCGGGCATGCCCCAGCAACCCAACAACCGGGCGCGGCTGGATGGTCCCGTGCGTGAGAATGTCCGTGACCGGAGGCAGAGATAA
- a CDS encoding CBS domain-containing protein yields the protein MNEKAIVRVRQVMKTHFDIVDGLSTIAEALSTMRHKDTKCLIVKKRHEDDEYGIVMISDIAHQVLARDRAPERVNIYEVMSKPVITINPEMDIRYASRLFTHFGLSRAPVVDASRNVIGIVSLTDMVFKGMMGAV from the coding sequence ATGAACGAGAAGGCCATTGTCCGCGTGCGGCAGGTGATGAAGACCCATTTCGACATTGTCGATGGGCTGAGCACCATCGCCGAGGCCCTGAGCACCATGCGCCACAAGGACACCAAGTGTTTGATCGTGAAGAAGCGGCATGAGGACGACGAGTACGGCATTGTGATGATCTCCGACATCGCCCATCAGGTACTGGCCCGGGACCGGGCACCGGAGCGGGTGAACATCTACGAGGTGATGAGCAAGCCGGTGATCACCATCAACCCGGAGATGGATATCCGCTATGCCTCGCGGCTGTTTACCCACTTTGGCCTGTCGCGGGCGCCGGTGGTGGATGCCAGCCGCAACGTCATCGGCATCGTCAGCCTCACCGACATGGTGTTCAAGGGGATGATGGGGGCGGTTTGA
- the hflX gene encoding GTPase HflX, with translation MFERPASGERALLVHIGIGLAADQDQISEFRHLVQSAGAQIDAFITAQRQSPDPRYFAGVGKVDEIAERVAEDEADLVIFDNALSPSQERNLEKRLQCRVLDRTGLILDVFAQRARTFEGMLQVELAQLRHLSTRLVRGWTHLERQKGGIGLRGPGETQLETDRRLLGKRISLLHERLAKVGRQREQGRRSRKKAEIPTLSLVGYTNAGKSTLFNRLTQADVYAADQLFATLDPTLRRIPLGQSQGNGHAVLADTVGFISHLPHELVAAFRSTLQETVEADLLLHVVDAANPAREHQIAEVESVLRQIGAGSVPQIRLFNKIDQIDAMPPRVDRADDGQVSRVWLSAQQGQGLELLMQALEERLAEFGSSHCFCLDSAAGRLRALLHASGQVQAERQGAEGLELEVRLSNKALRRLLKREPELAQALRPGTDGAEGLKAETRMVEEPWSP, from the coding sequence TTGTTTGAGCGTCCGGCCAGTGGCGAGCGCGCCCTGCTGGTGCATATCGGCATCGGGCTGGCGGCGGATCAGGATCAGATCAGCGAATTTCGCCATCTGGTGCAATCGGCCGGGGCGCAGATCGACGCCTTCATCACCGCCCAGCGGCAAAGCCCGGACCCGCGCTATTTTGCCGGGGTCGGCAAGGTGGATGAGATCGCCGAGCGGGTGGCCGAGGACGAGGCCGACCTGGTGATCTTCGACAACGCCCTCTCCCCCAGCCAGGAGCGCAATCTGGAGAAGCGCCTGCAGTGCCGGGTGCTGGACCGTACCGGCCTGATCCTGGATGTGTTCGCCCAGCGGGCGCGCACCTTCGAGGGCATGCTGCAGGTGGAACTGGCCCAGCTGCGCCATCTGTCCACCCGGCTGGTGCGCGGCTGGACCCACCTGGAGCGGCAGAAGGGTGGCATCGGCCTGCGTGGCCCCGGTGAGACCCAGCTGGAGACCGACCGCCGCCTGCTCGGCAAGCGCATCAGCCTGCTGCATGAGCGGCTGGCCAAGGTCGGCCGTCAGCGCGAGCAGGGCCGCCGTTCGCGCAAAAAGGCGGAGATCCCGACCCTGTCCCTGGTGGGCTACACCAACGCCGGTAAATCCACCCTGTTCAATCGCCTTACCCAGGCCGATGTGTATGCCGCCGATCAGCTGTTCGCCACCCTGGACCCCACCCTCAGGCGCATACCCCTGGGCCAAAGCCAGGGCAATGGCCATGCGGTGCTGGCGGATACCGTCGGCTTCATTTCCCATCTGCCCCACGAGCTGGTAGCGGCGTTCCGCTCCACCCTGCAGGAGACGGTGGAGGCGGACCTGCTGCTGCATGTGGTGGATGCCGCCAACCCGGCGCGGGAGCATCAGATCGCCGAGGTGGAGTCGGTGCTGCGCCAGATCGGTGCCGGGTCGGTGCCGCAGATCCGCCTGTTCAACAAGATCGACCAGATCGACGCCATGCCGCCCCGAGTGGATCGGGCCGATGACGGCCAGGTCAGCCGGGTCTGGCTCTCCGCCCAGCAGGGGCAGGGGCTGGAGCTGTTGATGCAGGCGCTGGAAGAGCGCCTGGCGGAGTTCGGCAGCAGCCATTGCTTCTGTCTGGATAGCGCCGCCGGGCGGTTGCGCGCCCTGCTCCATGCCAGCGGCCAGGTGCAGGCCGAGCGCCAGGGGGCGGAGGGCCTGGAGCTGGAAGTGCGGCTGTCAAACAAGGCCCTGCGCCGACTGCTCAAGCGGGAGCCCGAGCTGGCCCAGGCCCTGCGGCCGGGAACAGATGGGGCCGAAGGGCTGAAGGCCGAGACGCGGATGGTGGAAGAACCCTGGTCGCCCTAA
- the ampD gene encoding 1,6-anhydro-N-acetylmuramyl-L-alanine amidase AmpD, producing MSSDAVAFVPGLLQRPSPNWDERPAGGAISLLVIHNISLPPGEFGGPWIDLLFRNQLPVEAHACFADLAGLRVSAHLLIRRDGLGIQYVPFGKRAWHAGQSQFQGRPNCNDFSIGIELEGADHTPYTDAQYQTLARLTRQLQQRYPAINQGRITGHSDIAPGRKTDPGPAFDWPRYLRLIAPPEAGR from the coding sequence ATGTCATCTGATGCGGTTGCATTTGTCCCTGGCCTGCTCCAGCGGCCCAGCCCGAACTGGGACGAGCGCCCGGCGGGCGGCGCGATTTCCCTGCTGGTGATCCACAACATCAGCCTGCCGCCGGGGGAGTTTGGCGGGCCTTGGATCGACCTGCTGTTTCGCAATCAATTACCGGTCGAGGCCCATGCCTGTTTTGCCGATCTGGCCGGGCTGCGGGTCTCGGCGCACCTGTTGATTCGCCGGGATGGCCTGGGGATCCAATATGTGCCCTTCGGCAAAAGGGCCTGGCACGCCGGCCAGTCCCAGTTTCAGGGACGGCCCAACTGCAACGACTTCTCCATCGGCATCGAGCTGGAGGGGGCCGACCACACCCCCTACACGGATGCCCAGTATCAGACCCTGGCGCGGCTCACCCGGCAGTTACAACAGCGCTACCCCGCCATCAATCAGGGGCGCATCACCGGCCACAGCGACATAGCCCCTGGGCGCAAGACCGACCCCGGCCCGGCCTTTGACTGGCCGCGCTATCTGCGCTTGATCGCGCCCCCCGAGGCGGGCCGATGA